ATTCCAGGAGAACTGGGAGCATACATTCACGGAACACATTTAGCAACTCTTCTAAGCATACCTGTAGTGATATTAGGTTTATGGACTCATCTCTTCAGCTTATGTGAGTGAATTTAATTTGAATTTATCTTACCTAATAGTCATCTTGGTATAATTTTTAATGCTGGTACTTCCCGACCTCCAAACAAAAATCAAAAGATCCCCCCTTTCATTATTTCTGATTCCTTCCTGAAGGATTTAAATCCTATAAAGCCATCTATTGGAATGAATCATAGTAGCACCTGAGCAGGACCTACACCAGAGTATCCTGTTCAAGTGAGGATTTGTTGACGAACGAATTAATAAAAAGTGGACCTTATCGAAATATAAGGTAAAGTACTGTACTGTGATTTGAaggacaaaaaagaaagaaaagcaatAAATGGAGAGAAATTTATACAATAACGGTTATGGATGTTGTAGATGGGTCTCGGTACCTTGAACTAGAATCTAACTCGCTTtaactattttctattttatgCAACTaactacaaacacacatacaatcaATGCATTCTTCTATACACCACTTATTCTTGCATGGAGGGTCAGTTGCCGGATGCGTCCTCTTCAATGCCATCTAACAAAGGTATCTTTCACCATACCTCTTCTCTCTGGATCATCCTTCagcttatctcgccatttaattctttGCCTCCTCCTTGATCTTCTCCACCTAGCAGGTTCCTCCCAATTGCATGAATTCACTTGTAGTAAACTCACCGGCCAGATGGACAAGTCAATCTACAGCAAACGAATGTAGACTCGTTGCTTTaactgatctaaatattaatcttaaaTCATAACAGCTATTACATCTGTATTTTACACTGGTAATGTTCAGAAAAAAATCTTATCATCCAAAACAATGAAGCTAGTTAAATGTCGCCAATCCTCAATCCAATAAACTTTGCATTAAATTTAATATGTGAATACAGACAAGTATAAGTGCTATAAGAccaaaatatataaacattcatcCTACCACAAAATTGTTATATCAACCTCCCAAAAGAGTGCAGTACTATACTCAGTGCAATGACTATCAAGCAAGACattgaaataaacagaatttttataATAAATCCCCCTTCTCCACTTTTAGTGATATCAAGAGGTTATTTAGGGCATGCAGAAATCCACGAGGATAACAAAAATATAACGATCATGGGGTACTTATGGTCTCAGGTGCTAGTGTTTTTCCTGATAGATGGCATAACAGGGTAGGAGCCACCAAGGGGTTTAAAGTGAGGTTTTTTTTGTGTATATGGAAGTCTGGGAACAGTAATCTCGATAATGATGAAAGATGACTGCATTGtaaatatttaagtaataaatCTGATTAACTAAATACAATTTTTTACAGAATACTATAGATCAGTAAAGAACATCCTTTGGCCTAAAGTTTTTCAAAGTATCCAGACTAATTTAAATTGTTGGAATAACATCTAACTACAGGTAGCGTGTATTGTATATCCATAAAATACTGAATGAATACACATTTACCAATTTTCTTCCAGTGGGCCGTACACTTATCTGCATGGTGTACACCGTTCTGTTCCTGAAGCTATGGTCATACATACAGGTCAATCACTGGTGTCGATCTAATAGAACCTATAAGAAGAGGTTTACTCGAACGAGAAGTTTTTCTCTGAAAAAACACCAGGACATTGATGGTAAGTTATTTACCCcaatattatttgataattttaagtttataatcggaggtagcagcagtaagggattcagcattatgaagcttcatctgtggtggataacgggggagggtgggctgtggcaccctagcagtaccagctgaactctgtcgagtccctagtcaggctgggaggaacgtagagagtagaggtcccctttttgttttgtttcatttgttgatgtcggctaccccccaaaattgggggaagtgccttggtatatgtatgtatgtataatcagagGGGCAGTTTGTGATCAGGGGTGAGAACAGCATAGCTCGATCAAAAgaataaaattagaaattacaaATGAGTTATCTCTTTGAAAGTACAATAGTATGCATAAAATGTGGGAGAGTTCTCTTTTCCACATACAGTACTCATATGCTATACACCCTTGGCACGTACAGTAGTAGTAGGACGCTACGAAGAAAGGAATGGCATCATCAGTGATGAACAGcaccatgaggggagaggatatgtaacggctcctcacttatctttCCCCTTAGTTTCCTAGACTaggttaagtctattaggggtgcagatatctatggttatctacggatacgtccctgattatacacgatatcttaggatagtgttacgggggttagaaccccgtgatacctgacggtaattctcttgtaatatcactggcagaaatattatacagtaggaagctgccatcaggacgacatggctatctcacccaaaaatagatttttcctacgctAAAATCAGTTTTATCATCCATGGAGATGGCAAACTGTAAGTAGAAGAATTGGCTGATTATCTATTTTACCTTTAGGTTTTAAAGGATCCTTCCAATTGAATAAAACTAAGAATTAATCTGTTACCAGTACAGCATATATTTGCTAACCATGATATAAATTGTTGATACTTATCAAGGCATCAATATTATATAGAGTATTGTGTTTATGAAACTCATTATAGAAGTTGATCTTTATGTTctgagaaactatttttttttctagtgataGTCAACCAATTGGGGAAATCAAGTTCAAAATAATTCTACAAATCTATGATTTTAATGATTATGTATTTTCATGTTCACAGGcacttaaataatttttttttccctttaaaaatCAGCTAACGAAGATGAAACAGACAGCGTCATTTTACCTCATCTGACAAATTACCCCGATAACTTGACGCTCCGTGATCTCTACTATTTTTTAATTGCTCCAACACTGTGCTATGAGCTCAATTTCCCAAGGAGTCAGAGAATTCGAAAAAGGTATGTCactgaaatactgtactgtattacaaaGCATTGGTGGTGAACTTCAGAAATAGTACAGTACCAATATTTGATACAACAGCTTtcaaaattgtattaatttttactATATTGTTAAACACCTTTGAAAGAGTATTTATAAATTCTAAATTTAGAGGTAGTTAATTATTGGTACAGAAAATGTCTTCAGTACCCAGTTCCGAAGTTCCTTTCAATTGCAAGTCGAAGTTTGAAATTATGGTATTACAGTTTACCTAATATAAGTTTTTAGGCAGTGTCAAACTACCTTCAATCTTAGGAGATTCAAACTTGTCCCAAACCTCGTTAAGAATAAAACTTTCTTAAGAATTAGCATTTTTTCATTCGATGGAATACAGTATACAAGTACTGTATCTGAATTTTAGACTATTCAAGTGTACTTCAGAATCAAGATGCTTTTTGAATTAataatttcttgattttattttctatataagatGGCATAATCATTCTCTGCATAACATATTTATTctcttttataaaaaatatatccaGATATAGATTTTGTTTATACAATAATATATTACTAACTATAAAATCTCTTCTTCTATGGCTATTGGTTTAATTTTGTTGTTCTAATGCTATCCTGCTTTTACCAGGTTCTTGTTGCGTAGGATACTGGAAGTGATAGCCATAAGCAATATTATCATGGCCATGTTTCAACAGTGGATTATTCCAAGTGTTAAAAACTCCTTTCAACCATTCTCAGTAAGTGTTTTATTGTCTTCAGAATTTTCAAACTACTTTAATGTATGTAAATAATCTATTAATTATTGATTTTACATCTTGATGGCATTGAGTGGTGTGTGTCAAAAGTTTTGGTTCTCCACTTGATAACATTCAAGAAAGAAAGAATATGAGTATAGTAGATACCATGTATCTAAACTAGACTTACAGGTGTCTGATAATGAAATTTTGACTcattcaattaacccttttacccccaaaggacgtactggtacgtttcacaaaacccacccctttacccccatggacgtaccggtacgtccttgcaaaaaaatgctataaatttttttttttttttcatatttttgataatcttttgaaaaaattcaggcattttccaagagaatgagaccaacctgacctctctatgacaaaagttaaggctgttagagcaatttaaaaaaaatatacagtactgcaaaatgtgttgggaaaaaaataaccccctgggggttaagggttggaaatttccaaagagcctgggggtaaaagggttaactgaaagGGTACCATGGTACATCAGAGCTGAACATTCTATGGACTAGATTAATGGATAAGATTTCTTATTGAAGTTACCAGTCCCTTAAAAGAAAAAAGATTCCTGTGCTTCTTTGTGAGCAAGTACTATTTCAACTGGTACATTGATTACAAATACCTTAccgtatactgtacaatatacatgTTACCTATTAGTGTACATTAAGAGTCAAGAGAGAATACACAAAGTTCTATCAGCATCTAATTACTCATTAGGAAACTGTTTAAGAGGATCACTTGTCTTTCCTCAAGACTTTCACAAGGCTCGCTCAAAGTATTTGTATTTAAATTAGAATGGAAAATGAGAATACATCAAAGTAAAGCAGACGATTGTGGAGCGCTGTGTAATAAGAAACAAAGGGGAATGGAAGCAAAGTTATATGTAGAAAATAAGCAGTTCAGGATAAAAAAAAGTTGCTAAAACAAACCTTTAGAACAGTCACTGTGCTGTGCAAGGCACACACTATGCATTACCCTTATACAGAAAGTTCTTTCAATAAAAGGCTGTCGTTCTGATTGATGTGTATGAaggctaacaatttttttttaagttttcttctaCTCTCGTTAAACCTTTTCCTAAATAAAAATTTGTTAggtttcctttgttttatatatatgatgtgattatacagtattttattttttactgtatAAACATATGTGAATTTGGCTTCATTACTTTTAATAACTTTTTAGTATATCGCTCATAGCACAACAAGAGAGTGGGAAATAAGAGACATTGTGAAACTTAGTGCTCTATGTATGATGCTTGAACATCTAGCATAGACAGACTTCTCTGGAAGGATTATGACACTAAGATTTAAAAGTAGCACACTTTTACAGTTATTGTCATACAGTAATACAGTCCAACAAATAAGTATATGTAGGAAGTGACAAATTGATATTAGATGTCtgtggggtagcccaactgtattctctagggcctgccacggccctcccctttgatgaagggatatctaaatggaagacagcctgtgaatagtggtttccacacgcccttgttaaatatacgacaccaacaaggtgttcgcgggagggtagtaacctctgcattccatgcttttatctttcgctagtatatttggaagatttatattagaaaagtgtaaagaaggacccttttcaccgggtgtcacaggtctctccccagaaatagatttttccttcgtcaaaatcccttttatgacaatttgaaatattttttgaagATTATATGAatctattttacaaaataaaacattACTTAACATGTATCTTCGTGCTGTATAGGTTAtaggtttttaaaatattctgtacTGTAATCAATCTTTTATTTATTGCAGGATATGGACTACATGCGATGCACTGAGCGTCTTTTAAAGTTAGCGGTAAGTATCACAATGATTTTTATTACACAGTACACCATAGGGTACATGAGCACAAtatgttacggcccttccctttgatgaaggatttatctaaatggaagacagcctgtgaatagtggttttcacacgcccctgctttatacacgacgcccactgggtgttcgagcgagggtagtaacctctgcattccatactttaactttctctggtatatttggaagtatttttatcagaaaagtgtaaggaaggacccttttcacagggcgtcacaggtatctccccagaaatagatttttcctttgtcaaaatcccttaatacatTAATACAGATGTACTGTATAATGTAGTTTATTTTGCATACACTTTATTAGTAAAATTCGAATGAAGGTTATTCAAGCAATTCTATTTCTGTATACCCAGAATTTCTGACTGTATTTCACTCCTGATACTTTGTCAAAAGTTCCTAAGGAAGTTAACAAGTTTTAGTGTTATGGCTGAGTGAGTtggagaaaacttttttttttttttataacaaagccTGCTTTTAAGTTATTTTGCTTATTCCcctgaaatatatatgaaatgtaaaataaggGGAAAGTTGTCTCGATTATAAAAGGATCATTTGTAAATAAAAACTTCTTATATATGCCATTTCACCTCATTAGCCAGGTTAGCAACTTGTCCTAATGGAATATTCACtatcaatatattaaaattattggaaAGGGGTCAGTCATTATATTTTCACTAATTGGTATTTTCTTCATTCCATTCCAGATTCCCAATCACATTTTATGGCTTTCATGGTTCTACCTATGCTTTCACTCATTTCTGAATACCTTAGCAGAGCTACTGAAATTTGCTGATAGAGACTTTTACCAAGACTGGTGGAATTCTAAGGATGTGGGGACATTTTGGAGATTATGGAATTTACCAGTACATAAATGGGCTGTCAGGTAGGTAAAATCCCAATTGACTTTTAGTATCcttcattaataatatatttaagaatatgtataatttatttagaaatacttgtatattttatacattgaACTTCATTTGCTTAATTGCAGGCATGTATTTGTTCCCATGATAAAGAGTAAGTACAAAAAATCTTCAGCTTCTTTCGCGGTGTTCATCTTGTCTGCTGCCCTCCATGAATATTTGGTGTCCATTCCCCTTCACATGTATAAAATAGGAGTCTTCTTAGGGATGATGGTACAGGTAAGTGAAAATGTCAGTTGGCGAGTCactgtcaagtctttttttttaaacattaagaaCAGACTTTTAGTTTTGTATAAGAAAATTAAGACCATTGCTCTCATTTTCAGGTCTAAATAGTTGTGTTCATAATATTCTTTTCCTTGTTTCTGTGAAATCTTCTCTTTAATTTTTATACACAATTATCAATTAACTTTTAACAGACTTCAACTtacaaaaatttcttttatttgaatagTAAACATTTTGTGATGTTTAGTATAAGCTTGAAATTATATGCATTTAGCTGTGACATCTTAATTTTCACATGTAGGTATACTATAGGGTCTGTTAATAAATAGTGTTTTACTTGCACGAAAATATCTTCCAAACCTTGATGAGTTTAGGGGCTGATGGTACAGTACAAGTATTATTCGACTGTACATATTAGATACACTATCTATAAAAAAGTGGATGGTAGCTAGTACAGTACTTAAGAGTTTTCATTTGCCATACATTTGCCAAAGGGTACTTTACAAGTTCTGCTATTTTTTATTATTGCTGGAAACAGCCTCACTTTTGTAGCATCTCACAAGGCCAGTGTAGACCAACCACTCTCACTTGTAACATTTTCTGGGATTATTGGCCCTGCTTTGATTTTCTATTCCTGCACTGCACTCTATTTAAGTGACAGTTCAAGGGAACTTTTGGAAACTTAGAACCTCCCTGGTCTCCATTAACTGGTCATAAATCTATCTTAATGACCAGTCACTCCTAGTCTCCTTGAAGGAAAAAAAGGGTTCATTGTTCAATGTGATCTTGGCCCTTTGATAAAGAGAATGTTGTTTGTTGGCTAAGAACTCCTTTGCCCCCTTGACCCTGGATAGAATGTGAGGATGACTATAATCAACCATTCTTTAGACATCCTCATTCCTTTCTACTCCAATCACTTTCCCTTCTCATGAAACATTTTATGACCCAATGTTTGTCTAGTCAAATTCTTTGATAGAAAAATGTAGGTATCCTGGTCAGTGGAAATTTTCTTCTATGAGGTTTTGGGCTATGATTGCATGTTGTTCATCTTGCAGTGGTCTCATTTCCCGAAGAGAGTTGCTTTTACTGAGGAGCTGAGGCCCAAACATGTTTTGGCAGACAGCCAGAAAATTTAATAGCCGCCACCTCTTCTTGGAACTAAAGCCATTTCAGTAAATATCAAAATGTAGATGAAGGGCAGAGGGATAGTTATCAAATTTCTCCTCCAAACTCCTATAAATTGTTTAATCATAGACTGTTTTAATGCAACTAAGAGTCCTCTAGTCAGGGTCTGTTTTAATGCAACTAAGTGTCCTCTAGTCAGGGTCTGTTTTAATGCAACTAAGAGTCTTCTAGTCAGGGTCTTTTTTAACGCAACTATGAGTCCTCTAGTCAGGGTCTGTTTTAATGCAACTAAGAGTCCTCTAGTCAGGGTCTGTTTTAATGCAACTAAGAGTCCTCTAGTCAGGGTCTGTTTTAATGCAACTAAGAGTCCTCTAGTCAGGGTCTGTTTTAATGCAACTAAGAGTCCTCTAGTCAGGGTCTGTTTTATGCAACTAAGAGTCCTCTAGTCAGGGTCTGTTTTATGCAACTAAGAGTCCTCTAGTCAGGGTCTTTTTTAGTGCAACTAAGAGTCCTCTAGTCAGGGTCAAAATATCCCATTCCTTCAAAGGTATTGTTGTCTCTTACTAAGATCGGCATGTAAAAGAGGATAAAATTAATTTTCCCTACATTCACTAGTTCTATTTTAGCAGACAAGACCAAATTAACATCCTTAAGTGCTAAGGCAAAGAGGATGGTGTTTTTGTTGGCCTTGATCATAGGTCAGCATGGTGATGTATATTCCTGTCACTTTCGTAATGGATTGGGACACAACCAACAACCAAGCACCCTTCTACATTTGATCTTACTGAACCATTAAAAATGCATGAGTCTTTGGGGTCTTTGACTAGCTCCTGTTCCTAGAGAACTCTGTTGAAACTTTTTTTACTAATCTATCCTCAAGTTGAATACAGTAATTGCTGAAAAAATTTGTATTGATGAAAAAGAGCCTGGTATCTTAGTAGATGAAAGAAATGTGTACTGATATTTGCAAGTAGAGGTATTAGATAGAAAGAAAGAAGACTGTTGGTACTTTTTCAACATTTTCCTCATTAGTGCATTAACCATATATTGGCAGATAGTGGTTAGTTACACACAGAAAAGATCATGAGtatttgatttttaagtaatattttgtattcattattacaGGTACCTTTAGTTTACATTTCTACTAAAGTCGCAAATCACTTTGGACCTCGATGGGGAAACTTGATCGTGTGGGCATCACTCATCTTGGGTCAACCAATGGGAATCATGGTGTATTATCACGACTATGTCGTTAAAACTATTGATCCTAATATGTTGGGAATTTAGAAACCTGTCTCAAATTGAACAAATTATTGAACTATCGGTAGGGCATTATGTAAACAATATTTTAATGGCGTATTTTAATGTAATAAGATTTtctattgcctttttttttgtaTCACAGAACATTTTCTTGTTACCTAGTCACTTTATTCCATGACTTGTCCTGAATGAaaacaagtgtatatatacatgcataaaagtTATAGTAGTACGATAGGTTCGCATAcatcatttatatatgcatatggtgtatatatatgtgtgtattatatataatatgcattatatatactatatatatgtgatatatatgcatatatattatatatacatattgaatatatttaaatgtacatatgattattatatacatatattctatgcatatatattatatataatgttcactatatgtatataactatataattatagatgtactatatatacatatgtattatatatacatacaaacatatatttattcaatattcatgCATGAATTGTAAGTATTCCTAAACCACTTTGTATAATTTGTGTACAGAGGATATTACTATTGTCAACAAAACCCATTATTTTAATGTGTATCTTAGCATTGTATCAGTATTACGTAATTGATTAATGCCAATACAAaatactaatcatatatatatcctaattctaaCATTAGTCTCTGTGATATTTCTGGGTTAATGGCTGTGTTACTTTGGGATGTCTACGTCAAGTTTGGATACAAAACTAATTTATGTAGATTACGATCAGAATGTAGTTGGTAGTTAcgtctggctttaaagcattccaGAATTAGACTTTACAGTATTTATGACAGaaataagttaacccttttacccctaggctctttggaaatttccaatccttaacccccaaggggttattttttccccagcacattttgcagtatgttttttttaaattgctcttacagccttaatttttgccatagggaggtcaggttggtctcattctcttggaaaatgcccaaattttctcaaaaaattatcaaaaatatgaaattaaaaatttttataggatttttttgcaaggacgtaccggtacgtccatgggggtaaagggatgagttttgtgaaacgtaccagtacgtcctttgggggtaaaagggttaattatactTTACTAACATATGTTCCAGATAAAAATCCTGGATTTGCCAATACCTGCTTGGGAAATTTAACATTCAGATTGATACAATATTCTCGTGTTTggactttttttatatctttaaagtTATTTCAGATGTCACTGCTAGGTGGTTACTAGACAGCGTTCctttaaacattaaaattatttcctGAAAAATACTGTAGAGCTTTTAGGGTCAAATGTATATTGTCTTGTTTTACAGATTTCTAATGGatgaatatttttgttatttatcaCAACTAAACACAGGAATTTCTTTAAACGTAGTAGGTTACAGTATAGCCAATACATGTTTAAATAAATA
The sequence above is drawn from the Palaemon carinicauda isolate YSFRI2023 chromosome 40, ASM3689809v2, whole genome shotgun sequence genome and encodes:
- the mdy gene encoding diacylglycerol O-acyltransferase 1, which translates into the protein MTFVERLRIIFVTFLKRPGIVPHRNPSGADSVLETASDGEREVLRNAKIAQLSRQGVRLRRTKSTTRAEQITEVERKLRQSQPDRPLHRPHDSLLSWNSGFDAYEGFVNWGALILVIGGLRLFLENVIKYGVRINPISWLQLIKDEHGEGYYFQTPLFLLSSNLHILFVYKMEQLLAKDQIPGELGAYIHGTHLATLLSIPVVILGLWTHLFSLLGRTLICMVYTVLFLKLWSYIQVNHWCRSNRTYKKRFTRTRSFSLKKHQDIDANEDETDSVILPHLTNYPDNLTLRDLYYFLIAPTLCYELNFPRSQRIRKRFLLRRILEVIAISNIIMAMFQQWIIPSVKNSFQPFSDMDYMRCTERLLKLAIPNHILWLSWFYLCFHSFLNTLAELLKFADRDFYQDWWNSKDVGTFWRLWNLPVHKWAVRHVFVPMIKSKYKKSSASFAVFILSAALHEYLVSIPLHMYKIGVFLGMMVQVPLVYISTKVANHFGPRWGNLIVWASLILGQPMGIMVYYHDYVVKTIDPNMLGI